Proteins encoded by one window of Modestobacter marinus:
- a CDS encoding GAF and ANTAR domain-containing protein — protein MPESPSPTALALDRLGATSLRATSMESVLQTVADLSRSVLPGSPEASVTVVDTRRRFTVAASGDLARELDEVQYSQGVGPCLHAAASGELTEIADTRFEERWPEYARRAAAHGSLSVLSVPLLIDQDVSGALNLHAREPDAFSGQTRAAAQRLAAYAAVAVGLMSDYQEADTRARHLEVALESRAVIDQAKGILMERDRVTADQAFQRLTEVSSRTNVKVRDVAEHLVRTGVLGDPPRT, from the coding sequence ATGCCGGAGAGCCCCTCACCCACCGCCCTGGCCCTCGACCGGCTCGGCGCGACGTCGCTGCGCGCGACGTCGATGGAGTCGGTGCTGCAGACGGTGGCCGATCTGTCCCGCTCGGTCCTGCCTGGCTCACCCGAGGCGTCGGTGACCGTGGTCGACACCCGCCGACGGTTCACCGTGGCTGCCTCCGGCGACCTGGCCCGGGAGCTGGACGAGGTGCAGTACTCCCAGGGCGTCGGCCCCTGCCTGCACGCCGCGGCCTCCGGAGAGCTGACCGAGATCGCCGACACCCGCTTCGAGGAGCGGTGGCCCGAGTACGCCCGGCGGGCCGCCGCGCACGGGAGCCTCAGCGTGCTGTCGGTGCCGCTCCTCATCGACCAGGACGTCTCCGGCGCGCTGAACCTCCACGCCCGCGAGCCGGACGCCTTCTCCGGCCAGACGCGCGCCGCCGCCCAGCGGTTGGCCGCGTACGCGGCGGTGGCCGTCGGCCTGATGAGCGACTACCAGGAGGCCGACACCCGCGCCCGCCACCTCGAGGTCGCCCTGGAGTCCCGCGCCGTCATCGACCAGGCCAAGGGGATCCTGATGGAGCGCGACCGGGTGACCGCCGACCAGGCCTTCCAGCGGCTGACCGAGGTGTCCAGCCGCACGAACGTCAAGGTGCGCGACGTCGCCGAGCACCTCGTGCGCACCGGCGTGCTCGGCGACCCGCCCCGCACCTGA
- a CDS encoding SpoIIE family protein phosphatase: MTQDDARPAGDLPPSDELALLRDVVEVMPVMMIAVEGPELRVVAVSGAIQAVNARSQWQGRPLGEVYPELAAQGVLGIYDEVVRTGRPFLAPEWRVEVTGQNGEATAELVINWTCAPWLWPDGSLRGAIGVAHDVTAQVMARRQAEAEAAESGRQYQRTRDLVGELQRALLPSAVPVLPQVDLAARYLVAGVDQSAGGDWFDVRPLPDGRVGLAVGDVVGHGVAAAAVMSQLRAVLGDALATTGSPDAAAARLERFAETLPGARSATVVVAVLDPTAGSLEYVTRGHPAPLLVDAAGEGRHLLGSGGGPLGSGSRGTLRRSELAEGDVVVLFSDGLVERSDRPYAAGLDELTRLAETATTGQLWPTGTSPSAVDRICTDAVELLTRRGYDDDVTVLAAALQPAVPGFSTRLRPSAGELPRVRAELHDWLTALRLSANDHLAIELAVGEAVDNAVEHGFRDLSTGTVVLAVRLLADGRVHVRVDDDGIWRPPSPGRGRGRGRGLELLASLGDDLSVDGRPTGTTVTFARRVSRTVGAAPARVAVPDQPLDGESYGTVLGGEPLVLQVHGAVDALAGDRFRTELVAAAQASSSSLTVDLTGVSHLTSIGVAALVELLQGADEERPVELVAPTGSPAAFVLDLVGLPRRPAAGGPPA, translated from the coding sequence GTGACCCAGGACGACGCGCGGCCGGCAGGCGACCTGCCGCCGTCCGACGAACTCGCGCTGCTGCGCGACGTGGTCGAGGTGATGCCGGTGATGATGATCGCCGTCGAGGGCCCCGAGCTGCGGGTCGTGGCGGTCTCCGGGGCGATCCAGGCGGTGAACGCACGATCACAGTGGCAGGGCAGGCCGCTGGGTGAGGTGTACCCCGAGCTGGCCGCCCAGGGCGTGCTGGGCATCTACGACGAGGTCGTCCGCACCGGCCGGCCCTTCCTCGCGCCCGAGTGGCGGGTGGAGGTGACCGGGCAGAACGGCGAGGCGACCGCCGAGCTCGTCATCAACTGGACGTGCGCACCCTGGCTGTGGCCCGACGGGTCGCTGCGCGGCGCGATCGGCGTCGCGCACGACGTGACCGCGCAGGTGATGGCCCGCCGGCAGGCCGAGGCGGAGGCCGCCGAGAGCGGCCGGCAGTACCAGCGCACCCGGGACCTGGTCGGCGAGCTGCAACGAGCCCTGCTGCCCAGCGCCGTGCCAGTGCTCCCCCAGGTCGACCTGGCGGCCCGGTACCTGGTGGCCGGGGTCGACCAGTCGGCGGGAGGCGACTGGTTCGACGTCCGGCCGCTGCCCGACGGCCGGGTCGGGCTGGCCGTGGGCGACGTGGTGGGGCACGGGGTGGCCGCCGCGGCGGTGATGAGCCAGCTGCGGGCCGTGCTCGGCGACGCGCTGGCGACCACCGGGAGCCCGGACGCCGCGGCCGCCCGGCTGGAGCGGTTCGCCGAGACCCTGCCCGGTGCCCGGTCGGCGACGGTGGTGGTCGCCGTCCTCGACCCCACGGCCGGGTCGCTGGAGTACGTCACCCGCGGGCACCCGGCCCCGCTGCTGGTCGACGCCGCCGGCGAGGGACGCCACCTGCTGGGCAGCGGCGGCGGCCCGCTGGGCAGCGGCAGCCGGGGCACTCTCCGGCGGAGCGAGCTGGCCGAGGGCGACGTCGTGGTCCTGTTCAGCGACGGGCTGGTGGAACGGTCGGACCGGCCCTACGCAGCGGGGCTGGACGAGCTGACCCGGCTGGCCGAGACGGCCACCACCGGTCAGCTGTGGCCCACCGGCACCTCGCCCTCGGCGGTCGACCGGATCTGCACCGACGCGGTGGAGCTGCTCACCCGCCGCGGCTACGACGACGACGTCACGGTGCTCGCCGCCGCGCTGCAGCCGGCGGTGCCGGGGTTCTCGACGCGCCTGCGGCCGTCGGCCGGGGAGCTGCCCCGGGTACGGGCGGAGCTGCACGACTGGCTGACCGCGCTGCGACTCAGCGCGAACGACCACCTGGCGATCGAGCTCGCCGTCGGGGAGGCCGTGGACAACGCCGTCGAGCACGGCTTCCGGGACCTGTCCACCGGCACGGTCGTGCTGGCGGTGCGGTTGCTCGCTGACGGGCGGGTGCACGTCCGGGTCGACGACGACGGGATCTGGCGCCCGCCGTCCCCCGGCCGGGGGCGGGGGCGGGGGCGGGGGCTCGAGCTGCTCGCGTCACTCGGGGACGACCTCTCCGTCGACGGCCGCCCCACGGGTACCACGGTGACCTTCGCCCGGCGCGTGTCCCGGACGGTCGGGGCGGCGCCGGCCCGAGTGGCCGTTCCCGACCAGCCGCTGGACGGCGAGAGCTACGGCACGGTGCTGGGCGGGGAACCGCTGGTGCTCCAGGTCCACGGGGCGGTCGACGCCCTGGCCGGTGACCGGTTCCGGACCGAGCTGGTCGCAGCGGCCCAGGCCAGCAGCTCGTCGCTCACCGTCGACCTGACCGGGGTCAGCCACCTGACCAGCATCGGCGTCGCCGCGCTCGTGGAGCTGCTGCAGGGCGCCGACGAGGAACGCCCGGTGGAGCTGGTGGCCCCCACCGGAAGCCCCGCTGCCTTCGTCCTGGACCTCGTCGGGCTGCCCCGCCGACCCGCGGCGGGCGGCCCTCCCGCCTGA
- a CDS encoding HNH endonuclease signature motif containing protein: MRDSTMRPLSWSFVLLDDFDRDTVRTHVRTRREVAVSELRSALDALAADDLFELTAGQVLDRTAVLVQLGNRVAAELTRTVRHAETTQAAEHDGIKTMRSWLIGHARLAPNDASKVVRAGRALEHFPVLAAGFADGHVTAVQFGVVADEVGARERGLAAEQGIDLSAFDQDWAVVAAGSRHESLVSAVQAFEAALDPDGPEPDPTEGRTFTMVKHADGSMTGRFELDAAGAEKAQAAIESIVQADRPKGDERTRTQQNADAFVQLCDNQLAAGNLPMLRTVKPHVVVTIDLHDLVDPATGPGAARTGFGATISAARARYLACDGSISRIVMSPDGVPLDLGRDHRVVTPGLRRAVERRDESCVFTGCHAPSHWCDVHHLVHWVHGGETDLDNSALLCERHHTKVHHGFRVERDPGGRWRTWRPDGTEILLGPLL; this comes from the coding sequence GTGCGTGACTCGACGATGCGGCCTCTGAGCTGGTCTTTCGTCTTGCTCGATGACTTCGATCGCGATACTGTTCGAACACACGTTCGAACGCGTCGGGAGGTGGCTGTGAGCGAGTTGCGGTCGGCCCTCGACGCGCTGGCAGCCGATGACCTGTTCGAGCTCACCGCCGGTCAGGTGCTGGACCGGACGGCGGTGCTGGTCCAGCTCGGCAACCGGGTGGCGGCAGAGCTCACTCGCACGGTGCGGCACGCCGAGACCACCCAGGCCGCCGAGCACGACGGCATCAAGACCATGCGGTCCTGGTTGATCGGGCACGCGCGGTTGGCACCCAATGACGCGTCGAAGGTGGTGCGGGCCGGTCGGGCGTTGGAGCACTTCCCGGTGTTGGCGGCGGGGTTCGCCGACGGTCATGTGACGGCGGTCCAGTTCGGCGTGGTCGCGGACGAGGTCGGTGCGCGTGAGCGGGGTCTGGCTGCTGAGCAGGGCATCGACCTGTCCGCCTTCGACCAGGACTGGGCCGTCGTCGCGGCCGGGTCACGGCACGAGTCGTTGGTGTCGGCGGTGCAGGCTTTCGAGGCCGCCCTCGACCCCGACGGGCCCGAGCCGGATCCGACCGAGGGTCGGACGTTCACGATGGTCAAGCACGCCGATGGCAGCATGACCGGCCGGTTCGAGCTGGATGCCGCGGGTGCGGAGAAGGCGCAGGCGGCGATCGAGTCGATCGTGCAGGCCGACCGGCCCAAGGGTGATGAGCGGACGAGGACGCAGCAGAACGCTGATGCGTTCGTGCAGCTGTGTGACAACCAGCTCGCCGCAGGGAACCTGCCGATGCTGCGCACGGTGAAGCCGCACGTGGTGGTGACCATCGACCTCCATGACTTGGTCGACCCCGCGACCGGCCCGGGTGCGGCGCGGACCGGTTTCGGGGCGACGATCTCCGCCGCCCGGGCCCGCTACCTGGCTTGCGACGGCTCCATCTCCCGGATCGTGATGAGCCCCGACGGCGTTCCGCTGGACCTGGGCCGGGACCACCGGGTGGTCACCCCAGGCCTGCGCAGAGCCGTCGAACGGCGAGACGAGAGCTGCGTCTTCACCGGCTGTCACGCCCCGAGTCATTGGTGCGACGTCCACCATCTCGTGCACTGGGTCCACGGCGGCGAGACCGACCTCGACAACTCCGCGCTGCTCTGCGAACGACACCACACCAAGGTCCACCACGGGTTCCGCGTCGAACGGGATCCCGGCGGACGATGGCGCACCTGGAGACCCGACGGCACCGAGATCCTCCTCGGTCCGCTGCTCTGA
- a CDS encoding MFS transporter gives MTTLAPPTRHRTALAVLLTASFTLAVDFSILNVALPTIGTDVGFGLADLQWIATAFALCAAGLTLLMGRIADLAGRRRMFLLGMALLGAGSLLGGLATTPAVLLTARVAQGVATAIVVPAALALLLGTFPEGPARERALGLNGALMAAGFTTGAVLGGLLTDLLSWRWAFFLNVPVALLVLIVAPRVLVERPAEQRTRLDLSGAGTVTLGLLALVFGLTRAASHGWTDAPTLLAFAAAVALLAAFVAVEHRTAFPLVPLPVRRRRSVAVGNVAGALAFVTETSLVFLLTLYLQEVLGYSPLGAGLSFAVLGLGTVAGGLLGPRVIGRFGTRTAIVGGFLVQAVATLSLVLVSEDASSIWLVLAATFVGGVANLVVIVGFTVTATSGLPENEQGLATGLTTLSQQIGITLGTPVMSAVVTAAVLGGAGVLDGVTTAIAVNGALCLLGAAVVAVFLDGRSAARR, from the coding sequence GTGACCACTCTCGCCCCGCCGACCAGGCACCGCACCGCCCTGGCCGTGCTCCTCACCGCCAGCTTCACCCTCGCCGTCGACTTCTCCATCCTCAACGTCGCCCTGCCCACCATCGGCACGGACGTCGGCTTCGGCCTCGCCGACCTGCAGTGGATCGCCACCGCCTTCGCGCTCTGCGCCGCCGGGCTCACCCTGCTCATGGGCCGGATCGCCGACCTCGCCGGACGGCGGCGGATGTTCCTGCTCGGCATGGCGCTGCTCGGCGCCGGCTCCCTGCTCGGTGGGCTGGCGACGACGCCGGCGGTGCTGCTGACCGCGCGGGTCGCCCAGGGCGTCGCCACCGCGATCGTCGTCCCGGCCGCCCTGGCGCTGCTGCTCGGCACCTTCCCCGAGGGCCCCGCGCGCGAGCGGGCGCTGGGGCTGAACGGTGCGCTGATGGCCGCGGGGTTCACCACCGGCGCGGTCCTCGGCGGGCTGCTGACCGACCTGCTCAGCTGGCGGTGGGCCTTCTTCCTCAACGTCCCGGTCGCGCTGCTCGTGCTGATCGTGGCCCCGCGGGTGCTCGTCGAGCGCCCCGCCGAGCAGCGCACCCGGCTCGACCTGTCCGGTGCGGGGACCGTGACCCTCGGCCTGCTCGCCCTGGTCTTCGGGCTGACCCGCGCCGCGTCCCACGGCTGGACCGACGCCCCGACGCTGTTGGCCTTCGCCGCCGCGGTTGCGCTGCTGGCCGCCTTCGTCGCCGTCGAGCACCGGACGGCGTTCCCGCTGGTGCCGCTGCCGGTGCGCCGCCGGCGCAGCGTCGCCGTCGGCAACGTGGCCGGTGCGCTCGCCTTCGTCACCGAGACGTCGCTGGTCTTCCTGCTCACCCTCTACCTGCAGGAGGTGCTCGGCTACAGCCCGCTCGGCGCCGGCCTGTCCTTCGCGGTGCTCGGGCTCGGCACCGTCGCCGGTGGGCTGCTCGGGCCGCGGGTGATCGGCCGGTTCGGCACCCGGACGGCGATCGTCGGCGGCTTCCTCGTCCAGGCCGTCGCGACGCTGTCGCTGGTGCTGGTCTCCGAGGACGCTTCCTCGATCTGGCTGGTGCTGGCGGCCACCTTCGTCGGGGGAGTCGCCAACCTCGTCGTCATCGTCGGGTTCACCGTCACCGCGACGTCCGGGCTGCCCGAGAACGAGCAGGGCCTGGCCACCGGGCTGACCACACTGAGCCAGCAGATCGGCATCACCCTCGGGACGCCGGTGATGAGCGCGGTCGTCACCGCGGCGGTGCTCGGCGGCGCCGGGGTGCTCGACGGCGTGACGACGGCGATCGCGGTCAACGGCGCGCTGTGCCTGCTCGGCGCGGCCGTCGTGGCGGTGTTCCTCGACGGGCGGTCAGCAGCTCGACGGTGA
- a CDS encoding helix-turn-helix domain-containing protein yields the protein MTDLGEFLRVRRAALQPADVGLRGYGARRVPGLRREELAMLAGVSATYYARLEQGLSANASEAVLDALARALELDADERAHLLTLARTPARRRSRPRPDTIRSGMLRLIESMPDTPAVVLGRRSEVLGWNALGHRLVAGHLPFASPHRPAERPNMTRLLFLDAHTRELYQRWDDEAQRAVSSLRVLAGRSPDDDELTQLVGELTVQSPEFARLWARHPVAVCVSGTKQLRHPEVGDLAVAFEVLTPPDDPGSRVLFYSAEPATPSAAALDLLRCGSVAGLPAQTLA from the coding sequence GTGACCGACCTCGGGGAGTTCTTGCGCGTGCGCCGCGCGGCGTTGCAGCCGGCAGACGTCGGGCTGCGTGGCTACGGCGCGCGGCGGGTGCCGGGGCTGCGGCGCGAGGAGCTGGCGATGCTGGCCGGGGTGAGCGCCACCTACTACGCGCGGCTCGAGCAGGGGCTGAGCGCAAACGCGTCGGAGGCGGTGCTCGATGCGCTGGCCCGGGCGCTGGAGCTGGACGCCGACGAGCGGGCGCACCTGCTCACCCTGGCCCGAACCCCCGCGCGGCGCCGTTCCCGACCGCGTCCGGACACGATCCGCTCGGGGATGCTGCGGCTGATCGAGTCGATGCCGGACACCCCGGCGGTGGTGCTCGGCCGACGCAGCGAGGTACTCGGCTGGAACGCCTTAGGGCACCGCCTGGTGGCCGGGCACCTGCCGTTCGCCTCACCACACCGGCCCGCCGAGCGGCCGAACATGACCCGGCTGCTGTTCCTCGACGCGCACACCCGCGAGCTCTACCAGCGGTGGGACGACGAGGCGCAGCGGGCGGTGTCGTCGCTGCGGGTGCTGGCCGGCCGGTCCCCGGACGACGACGAGCTGACCCAGCTGGTCGGCGAGCTGACCGTGCAGAGCCCCGAGTTCGCCCGGCTGTGGGCGCGGCACCCGGTGGCCGTGTGCGTGTCGGGCACCAAGCAGCTGCGGCACCCGGAGGTCGGTGACCTGGCGGTGGCGTTCGAGGTGCTCACCCCACCCGACGACCCCGGCTCCCGCGTGCTCTTCTACTCGGCCGAGCCCGCGACGCCGTCCGCCGCCGCGCTGGATCTACTGCGCTGCGGCAGCGTCGCCGGACTCCCCGCTCAGACCCTCGCCTGA
- a CDS encoding P-loop ATPase, Sll1717 family, with protein sequence MAKAQDRRLRGSFTLGGEQAEADPLLTDGFFESGQFLAAASQQDPRCFLVGRTGVGKSAVLQRLEQQDYQHVIRITPEDLSLPYIADLGVLQYLNALNVHLDPLFIALWKHVLLIEIIRKRYKVDTPAAKQNFLSTLMDKIRRDRSKAAALEYLEEFEGKFWCETDERVKDITTRFENQIRDEAGGDLSLPGIGGAKATTSDAETRSTETRVEQAERFQRIVNETQLPRLNKMITVLDEDILDDPQNYTLIVIDDLDRDWADEQVANALIRCLFRAVIDLKRVRNLKILVGLRTNIFQALDFGAKTGGQEEKFRSLTMQLRWTPADMEALLSARARAAAALHDLPSISGVKDLLPATNKTRGNALEYVLRRTLLRPRDAVAYFNECLALTGGKPRITWDMIHSAERPYSKNRLLALRDEWKPNYPGIERVFQAFEATPVLLDRDRCRQIFEDVALLTTDPSFAGSRWITSLTEPIWNARADDSWEDMYSAIVALLFEVGFLGCGAGARGEVVFAQDDSSYLAIRSNLERCTIFSVHPAFRSALDIRHD encoded by the coding sequence ATGGCTAAGGCACAAGATCGACGGCTTCGAGGAAGCTTTACCTTAGGCGGAGAGCAAGCCGAGGCGGACCCGCTCTTGACAGATGGGTTCTTCGAGTCGGGCCAGTTCCTTGCCGCCGCCTCCCAGCAAGATCCGCGGTGTTTTCTGGTTGGTCGAACCGGCGTCGGGAAATCGGCAGTGCTCCAACGCCTCGAGCAGCAAGATTATCAGCATGTCATCCGGATCACGCCGGAGGACCTGTCTCTGCCCTACATTGCAGATCTTGGCGTCCTTCAGTATTTGAATGCGCTGAACGTTCATCTCGACCCATTGTTCATCGCCCTGTGGAAGCACGTCCTGCTCATCGAGATCATAAGAAAGCGTTACAAAGTCGACACCCCTGCGGCTAAGCAGAACTTCCTGTCCACTCTGATGGATAAAATCAGACGAGACCGCAGTAAAGCTGCGGCGCTAGAGTACCTAGAGGAGTTTGAAGGCAAGTTTTGGTGCGAGACGGACGAGCGAGTAAAGGACATCACAACCCGCTTTGAGAATCAGATAAGGGACGAAGCTGGGGGTGATCTCTCACTACCCGGGATAGGTGGTGCCAAAGCAACTACCAGCGACGCCGAGACTAGGTCGACGGAGACGCGAGTTGAGCAGGCCGAGCGGTTTCAGAGAATCGTCAACGAAACACAACTACCGCGCCTCAATAAGATGATCACGGTACTTGACGAAGATATACTTGACGATCCGCAAAACTACACTCTAATAGTCATCGACGACCTCGATCGCGATTGGGCCGACGAGCAGGTTGCCAATGCATTAATCCGCTGCTTATTCAGAGCGGTCATCGACCTGAAGCGCGTGCGTAACCTCAAGATTCTTGTCGGCCTCCGTACCAACATCTTTCAAGCTCTGGACTTCGGAGCAAAGACTGGTGGGCAAGAGGAAAAGTTCCGATCCCTAACCATGCAGCTCCGCTGGACGCCGGCGGATATGGAAGCTTTACTCAGCGCGCGAGCACGGGCTGCTGCCGCTTTACACGACCTCCCATCTATTAGCGGCGTCAAAGACCTCCTGCCCGCGACCAATAAGACGCGTGGCAATGCGCTCGAATATGTTCTGCGGCGCACGCTCCTCCGACCCCGGGACGCGGTCGCCTACTTCAATGAGTGCTTGGCTCTTACCGGTGGCAAACCGCGCATAACATGGGACATGATCCACAGTGCAGAGCGCCCATACTCGAAGAACCGACTTTTGGCCCTCCGGGACGAGTGGAAGCCGAACTACCCGGGCATCGAACGAGTCTTTCAGGCCTTTGAAGCGACGCCAGTACTACTGGATCGAGACCGATGCCGACAAATATTCGAAGACGTGGCTCTCTTGACGACTGACCCGTCGTTCGCCGGCAGTCGATGGATCACATCGCTCACAGAACCGATATGGAACGCCCGGGCCGATGACTCTTGGGAGGACATGTATTCGGCCATCGTGGCCCTACTGTTCGAAGTGGGCTTCCTAGGCTGCGGCGCCGGGGCGCGGGGCGAGGTCGTTTTCGCTCAAGACGATTCAAGCTATTTGGCGATCCGAAGCAATCTGGAACGATGTACGATATTTAGCGTGCATCCTGCATTTCGGTCCGCGTTGGACATTCGTCACGACTAG
- the kdpC gene encoding potassium-transporting ATPase subunit KdpC: MSALRSGRQLVAAVRALLVATVVLGLAYPLLMTGVAQLIAPAQADGSLVSVDGTVVGSSLIGQSFTDSDGDPLPEYFQTRPSASDYDGAASGGSNLGPNSSELIDLVGERRAEVAAFNGVTEDEVTADAVTASGSGLDPDISPEYAAIQVERVAEARGVPVDEVRAFVEEHTAGRDLGFVGAPHVRVLELNLALDHRFGAEG, from the coding sequence ATGTCCGCTCTGCGTTCGGGCCGCCAGCTGGTGGCCGCCGTCCGTGCCCTCCTCGTCGCCACCGTGGTGCTCGGGCTGGCCTACCCGCTGCTGATGACCGGTGTGGCGCAGCTGATCGCGCCGGCCCAGGCCGACGGCTCGCTGGTGTCGGTGGACGGCACCGTGGTGGGGTCGTCGCTGATCGGGCAGTCGTTCACCGACTCCGACGGCGACCCGCTGCCGGAGTACTTCCAGACCCGGCCGTCGGCGTCGGACTACGACGGGGCGGCGTCGGGTGGCTCGAACCTGGGGCCGAACTCTTCCGAGTTGATCGACCTGGTGGGGGAGCGGCGGGCTGAGGTGGCCGCGTTCAACGGGGTCACCGAGGACGAGGTCACGGCCGACGCGGTGACGGCGTCGGGCTCGGGGCTGGACCCGGACATCTCGCCGGAGTACGCGGCCATCCAGGTGGAGCGCGTCGCAGAGGCACGCGGGGTGCCGGTGGACGAGGTGCGCGCGTTCGTCGAGGAGCACACGGCCGGGCGGGATCTCGGGTTCGTCGGCGCGCCGCACGTTCGGGTGCTGGAGCTCAACCTGGCGCTCGACCATCGCTTCGGCGCCGAGGGCTGA